Proteins from a single region of Balaenoptera acutorostrata chromosome 16, mBalAcu1.1, whole genome shotgun sequence:
- the C16H10orf105 gene encoding uncharacterized protein C10orf105 homolog has translation MSTEGPSPLSFLTAPVTPGRLSEAVDPIPVLIALACSFLLLATCLLFMTLCKPAALDPRRRWACECMPHHPGSPSEPQLRLWKRLGSLRRSLHSFRRGWPAPRRPLPGREDHDDCDCTESTKM, from the coding sequence ATGAGCACAGAGGGCCCCAgccccctctccttcctcacaGCTCCTGTCACTCCGGGGAGGCTCTCAGAGGCAGTTGACCCCATCCCCGTGCTCATTGCCCTGGCCTGCAGTTTCCTCCTGCTGGCCACCTGTCTGCTGTTCATGACCCTCTGCAAGCCCGCTGCGCTGGACCCGAGGCGCCGCTGGGCCTGTGAGTGCATGCCGCACCACCCGGGGAGCCCCAGTGAGCCCCAGCTCCGGCTCTGGAAGCGCCTGGGCTCGCTGCGCCGCTCCCTGCACAGCTTCCGCCGTGGCTGGCCTGCCCCAAGGCGCCCCCTGCCGGGCAGAGAGGACCACGACGACTGTGACTGCACAGAATCTACAAAGATGTGA